The following are encoded together in the Ovis aries strain OAR_USU_Benz2616 breed Rambouillet chromosome 15, ARS-UI_Ramb_v3.0, whole genome shotgun sequence genome:
- the LOC114118513 gene encoding olfactory receptor 8H1-like has translation MAPHSRIRLVLFTLFLLIYLMTVLGNVGMILIIRLDPQLHSPMYFFLSHLSFLDLSYSSVITPKTLGNLLTSKQNISYLNCFTQMCFFVFLGPLNVSFSSMACDRYAAICSPLRYQVVMSTRRCCSLVFGSYLIGFMDTSVNVLCLSRLHFCNSKIIYHFFCDGPAILALSCTDTHGIEIIIFISAGSTLLVSLITISLSYVSILSTILKITSTSEKQKAFSTCASHLLGVTIFYSTMIFTYLKPSKSYSLGKDQVASVFYTIVIPMLNPLIYSLRNKEVKNALNRVMKKRKDSK, from the coding sequence atggcaccacactccaggaTCCGGCTGGTCCTCTTCACCCTCTTCCTCCTGATATACCTGATGACTGTGCTGGGGAATGTGGGGATGATCCTGATAATCCGCCTGGACCCCCAGCTTCACAGccccatgtactttttcctcagtCACTTGTCATTTCTTGACCTCAGTTACTCAAGTGTCATCACCCCTAAAACCTTAGGCAACTTACTGACTTCCAAGCAGAATATTTCGTACCTGAACTGCTTCACTCAGATGTGTTTCTTTGTCTTCTTGGGGCCACTGaatgtttccttctcttccatGGCCTGCGATCGCTATGCAGCCATCTGCAGCCCTCTGCGTTACCAGGTGGTTATGTCCACCAGGCGCTGCTGCTCTCTCGTCTTTGGATCCTATTTGATTGGCTTTATGGACACCTCTGTCAATGTTTTGTGCTTGAGTAGACTGCATTTCTGCAACTCAAAGATAATTTATCACTTTTTCTGTGATGGACCAGCAATTTTAGCCCTGTCCTGCACTGACACACACGGCATTGAAATCATCATATTCATTTCTGCCGGTTCCACCCTACTGGTGTCTCTTATCACAATATCCCTGTCCTATGTGTCCATCCTGTCCACTATCCTGAAAATCACTTCCActtcagagaagcagaaagctTTCTCTACCTGTGCCTCCCATCTCCtgggagtaaccatcttttacaGCACTATGATTTTCACTTACTTAAAACCAAGTAAGTCCTACTCCTTGGGAAAGGATCAAGTGGCTTCTGTTTTTTATACTATTGTCATCCCCATGCTGAATCCACTTATATACAGTCTTagaaacaaagaagtaaaaaatgcACTCAATAGGGtcatgaagaaaagaaaggactccaaataa